Part of the Lysobacter enzymogenes genome is shown below.
ACCTCGCGCGCCACGTCCTGGCGCTGGCGGCCGAGCACGCCGTCGTCGAATTCGACCGTCGCGCCGTCGGCCACGCGCAGCCGCACCGCCGCCTGCGGCGCGGCGTGGTCGACACGCGGGCCGTGCGCGACGCAGCGCCGGTGCACGCCGCCGCTGGCGGCGAGATCGCTGCGGCTGCAATGGCAGACGAAGGCCTGGTCTGCGTCCAACAGACGTTGCAGCGACGCCGCGTACAGCGCGTGGCGCTGGCTTTGCCGCACCACCGGCCCATCGCTGAGCAGGCCGAATGCGCTCAGCGCGTCGAGTTGGCGTTGGGCGGCGCCGGGAACTTCGCGCGGCGGGTCGAGGTCTTCGATACGCACCAGCCATTGCCCGCCGTGCCGGCGCGCCAGCAGCCAACTGCCGAACGCGGCCAGCAGCGAACCCGCGTGCAGGTCGCCGGTGGGCGAGGGCGCGAAGCGGCCGCGATACGCGGCAGCGCCGCGCTCGAAATCGATGGAATGTTTATGTCCGGACAATGAACGAGAACCCGTGCCGCTGCGGTCGTCTTGTGGATTCTCGTTGAATTAACGCGGTCTTCGCCACATTTCCACATCAGCAGCGCCGGCCGGGCCGGCGCCGCGCCCGACACGGATCGTCGAACCGCCAGGGTTGCGCGAGGCGCGCAACCCATCGCCAATAAAGACGAAACCACCATGTTCAAGCGCATAGCCCTGTTCCTCGCCACCAATCTCGCCGTCCTGGTCCTGCTCGGCATCGTCATGTCGGTATTGCAGAACGTGTTCGGCATCCGCCTCGGCAACAACGGCGCGATCCTGGTCATGGCCATGGTGTTCGGTTTCGGCGGCTCGCTGATCTCGCTGCTGATGTCCAAGTGGGTCGCCAAGCGCAGCACCGGCGCCTACGTGATCGAGCAGCCGCGCAACGAAACCGAGCAGTGGCTGGTCGCCACCGTGCGCCGCCAGGCCGAGGCCGCCGGCATCGGCAT
Proteins encoded:
- the gluQRS gene encoding tRNA glutamyl-Q(34) synthetase GluQRS, translated to MSGHKHSIDFERGAAAYRGRFAPSPTGDLHAGSLLAAFGSWLLARRHGGQWLVRIEDLDPPREVPGAAQRQLDALSAFGLLSDGPVVRQSQRHALYAASLQRLLDADQAFVCHCSRSDLAASGGVHRRCVAHGPRVDHAAPQAAVRLRVADGATVEFDDGVLGRQRQDVAREVGDFVLRRADGHWAYQLAVVVDDADQGISDIVRGADLLDSTPRQILLQRALGLPTPAYAHLPLLLDAHGRKLSKSEAAHPLDPADPLPALRAAWAALGQAPQALVAVETVTQLLSAACDSFSPAQIPQAASSLAAMHNDPGTNAV